One window of the Synechococcus sp. CC9311 genome contains the following:
- the der gene encoding ribosome biogenesis GTPase Der, with protein MARPVVAIIGRPNVGKSTLVNRLCRSREAIVHDQPGVTRDRTYQDGYWGDREFKVVDTGGLVFDDDSEFLPEIREQASLALAEASVALVIVDGQQGLTAADESIAEWLRTQNCKTLLAVNKCESPEQGLGMAAEFWRLGLGEPHPISAIHGAGTAELLDQVLTFLPPKDEESDEEEPIQLSIIGRPNVGKSSLLNSICGETRAIVSPIRGTTRDTIDTRIERENRRWRLIDTAGIRRRRSVNYGPEFFGINRSFKAIERSDVCVLVIDALDGVTEQDQRLAGRIEEDGRACVVVVNKWDAVEKDSHTMTAMEKELRAKLYFLDWAPMLFTSALTGQRVDSIFALAALAVEQHRRRVSTSVVNEVLKEALSWRSPPTTRGGRQGRLYYGTQVASRPPSFTLFVNEPKLFGDTYRRYVERQIREGLGFDGTPVKLFWRGKQQRDAEKELVRQQNRQG; from the coding sequence TTGGCACGTCCGGTCGTCGCAATCATCGGGCGTCCCAACGTCGGCAAGTCCACCTTGGTGAACCGTCTCTGTAGAAGTCGTGAGGCCATCGTTCACGACCAGCCAGGTGTGACGCGAGATCGCACTTATCAAGACGGGTATTGGGGCGATCGAGAATTCAAGGTGGTGGACACCGGAGGCTTGGTGTTCGATGACGACAGTGAGTTCCTTCCTGAGATCCGGGAGCAGGCCAGCCTCGCTCTCGCTGAAGCCAGCGTGGCGTTGGTGATTGTGGATGGTCAGCAGGGACTCACGGCTGCGGATGAATCGATCGCGGAATGGCTGCGTACGCAGAACTGCAAGACCTTGTTAGCGGTTAATAAGTGTGAGTCTCCCGAGCAGGGATTAGGCATGGCCGCGGAGTTTTGGCGGCTCGGTCTTGGTGAACCCCATCCGATTTCGGCGATCCATGGTGCTGGCACCGCTGAGCTGCTCGATCAGGTGCTCACCTTTCTTCCGCCCAAGGATGAGGAGAGTGATGAAGAGGAGCCAATTCAGCTTTCGATTATTGGCCGTCCCAATGTGGGGAAGTCCAGCTTGCTGAATTCCATCTGTGGTGAGACGCGGGCCATTGTGAGTCCGATTCGTGGCACCACCCGCGATACCATTGATACGCGCATTGAACGGGAAAATCGTCGCTGGCGATTGATTGACACTGCAGGAATACGCCGGCGTCGCAGCGTGAATTACGGCCCAGAATTTTTTGGGATTAACCGCAGTTTTAAAGCGATCGAACGCAGTGATGTCTGCGTTCTAGTGATCGATGCTCTCGATGGTGTGACCGAGCAGGATCAACGCTTGGCGGGACGGATCGAAGAGGACGGCCGAGCTTGCGTGGTTGTGGTGAATAAGTGGGATGCGGTGGAAAAAGACAGCCATACGATGACAGCGATGGAAAAGGAGCTGCGCGCCAAGCTCTATTTCCTGGATTGGGCTCCAATGTTGTTCACCTCTGCGCTGACAGGGCAACGGGTCGACAGCATTTTCGCCTTGGCGGCTCTTGCTGTGGAACAGCACCGCCGCAGGGTGAGCACATCAGTTGTGAACGAAGTGCTTAAGGAAGCCCTCAGCTGGCGGAGTCCCCCCACCACCCGTGGAGGCCGGCAGGGCCGCTTGTATTACGGCACCCAGGTGGCGAGTCGTCCGCCCAGTTTCACCTTGTTCGTGAATGAGCCCAAGCTGTTTGGCGATACCTATCGCCGCTACGTGGAACGTCAAATCCGTGAAGGCCTCGGCTTTGACGGGACTCCAGTGAAGCTGTTCTGGCGAGGCAAGCAACAGCGGGATGCAGAGAAGGAGCTGGTCCGCCAGCAGAATCGCCAAGGCTGA
- a CDS encoding glycosyltransferase family 4 protein encodes MAHIAWLGKKTPFCGNVTYGLSTTEALKKRGHQTSFIHFDNPGAPSSSNTSLLANDPDVSLPYLLKSQVYTIPSPRAQRELRECLERLQPDVVHASLTLSPLDFRLPELCQPLGIPLVATFHPPFDAGLRNLTAGTQQLSYQLYAPALSRYDCVIVFSDLQAEVLNRLGVHESRLAVIPNGVDPDRWSPAPSHPDSISKELHDVRSRLGDQRIFLYMGRIATEKNVEALLRAWRLVKPAGCRLVIVGDGPLRSSLQNVYGNGIGDLLWWGYEANLKSRIALLQCAEVFVLPSLVEGLSIALLEAMACQCACVATDAGADGEVLAGGAGIVLSTQGVTTQLRTLLPVLRDQPLLTQELGRRARERVIERYRMVSNIDALEALYDTLIQQKPLAAEARA; translated from the coding sequence GTGGCCCACATTGCCTGGCTCGGCAAAAAAACTCCGTTCTGCGGCAATGTCACCTACGGGCTGAGCACCACTGAGGCCCTAAAGAAACGCGGCCATCAAACCAGCTTCATCCATTTCGATAACCCTGGCGCTCCCAGCAGCAGCAACACATCGTTGCTGGCAAACGATCCAGACGTGAGCCTGCCCTATCTGTTGAAGTCTCAGGTGTACACCATTCCCTCCCCTAGGGCGCAGAGGGAATTGCGCGAGTGCTTGGAGAGACTGCAGCCCGATGTTGTGCATGCCAGCCTCACCCTTTCCCCCCTTGACTTCAGGCTTCCTGAGCTTTGCCAACCGTTAGGCATTCCCCTAGTCGCAACCTTTCATCCACCGTTTGATGCAGGTTTGCGCAACCTCACAGCAGGCACGCAACAGCTCAGCTACCAGCTCTATGCGCCTGCTCTCTCTCGCTATGACTGCGTAATCGTCTTTTCCGATCTTCAGGCGGAAGTGCTCAACCGTTTAGGGGTTCACGAAAGTCGCCTTGCCGTCATCCCCAATGGCGTGGATCCCGACCGCTGGTCTCCTGCCCCAAGCCATCCCGACTCGATCAGCAAGGAGCTCCATGACGTGCGCTCACGGCTTGGTGATCAGCGCATTTTTCTGTACATGGGACGGATTGCAACTGAGAAGAATGTGGAAGCGTTATTGCGCGCCTGGCGACTGGTCAAACCAGCCGGCTGCCGACTCGTGATCGTGGGTGACGGCCCCCTGCGCAGCTCGCTTCAAAACGTGTATGGGAATGGAATCGGAGATTTGTTGTGGTGGGGCTATGAAGCCAATCTCAAGTCGCGCATCGCCCTGCTCCAGTGCGCTGAGGTGTTTGTGCTGCCATCACTGGTGGAGGGCCTCTCCATCGCCCTACTCGAGGCCATGGCCTGCCAATGCGCCTGCGTCGCCACGGATGCTGGCGCTGATGGAGAAGTCCTCGCCGGTGGGGCCGGCATCGTGCTCAGCACTCAAGGGGTCACCACCCAGTTGCGCACGTTGCTGCCCGTTCTGCGTGACCAACCTCTGCTTACACAAGAGCTAGGTCGGCGAGCGCGTGAGCGGGTCATCGAGCGCTACCGCATGGTGTCCAATATCGATGCTCTGGAAGCGCTTTACGACACCCTGATCCAGCAGAAACCACTAGCCGCTGAAGCCAGGGCTTAA
- a CDS encoding glycosyltransferase — MNALLLLLLIWPLWLIRRPEQDTPIWGRRSLILLISLFTLRYLIWRVTSSLNFDSRLSITLSVLLLVAEAWLLLVGLVPLWLAWRRFPDRRFEINDQQKRWSESGWKPHVDILVPTYGEPIKVLERALIGCTNLSYPHTKVWVLDDSGRHEVKALASELGCRYLHRPERVNAKAGNLNHGLRHCRGELVAVFDADFIPQRTFLDRSIGFLLEPEVALIQTPQTFINADPVMRNLGMENWLLSDEESFYRWIQPVRDGWGAVVCAGTSFVVKRKALNQIGGFVEQAISEDFVTGISLTRQHWRLLYLQEKLSAGLAAETMADFVHQRQRWASGTLQSLRLSSGPLRRKGLSLGQRIAYLEGVMHWFNNVPRLVLMLMPLSYGILGVIPILLNSQAALTLLLPLWSLQVLSLSWLNRGSRTAFLSELTGWVLTVPLTMTVLANLIGRIGGFRVTPKHQRRDRGSYSVELLLPLLALVLFNLVNLYGLLSNASALPAEVLAGRPVGLVWGMINLLSLIVAIRACWDPAAKDLSPWQKLKIEAWIEDDGGHRYPCCITALSESGARITYSRSPLPWVASSRLRWCQELPALPVILTNTTKTEALLHWGNMPRQERYALIRWLFCRPGCWVDRQAPQEGRALLALIRRLIAPPKRSPFNPSLIPQHSPTLQTSAHE, encoded by the coding sequence ATGAATGCGTTGTTGCTTCTGTTACTGATCTGGCCGCTCTGGCTGATCCGTCGCCCCGAACAAGACACCCCAATCTGGGGACGCCGCAGCCTGATCCTGCTGATCAGCCTGTTCACCCTCCGCTATTTGATCTGGAGAGTGACCTCCAGCCTCAACTTCGATAGCCGCTTATCGATCACCCTCAGCGTGCTGCTCTTGGTCGCCGAAGCCTGGTTGCTTCTCGTTGGCTTGGTACCGCTCTGGCTCGCTTGGAGGAGGTTCCCCGATCGCCGCTTCGAGATCAATGACCAACAAAAGCGCTGGTCTGAGAGCGGCTGGAAACCACACGTGGACATCTTGGTTCCCACCTACGGCGAGCCCATCAAGGTTCTCGAACGAGCCCTGATTGGCTGCACAAACTTGTCCTATCCCCACACCAAGGTGTGGGTTCTCGACGACAGCGGTCGTCATGAGGTGAAAGCGCTCGCTTCCGAGCTGGGGTGCCGCTACTTGCACCGACCGGAGCGCGTCAATGCCAAGGCCGGCAATCTCAACCATGGTTTGCGCCATTGCCGAGGAGAGCTGGTTGCCGTCTTCGACGCCGACTTCATTCCCCAACGCACATTTCTTGATCGCAGCATTGGATTCCTTCTCGAACCTGAGGTTGCTCTCATTCAGACCCCTCAAACCTTCATCAACGCCGACCCGGTGATGCGCAATCTGGGGATGGAGAACTGGCTTCTATCTGATGAAGAAAGTTTCTACCGCTGGATTCAACCGGTCCGCGATGGCTGGGGGGCTGTGGTGTGTGCAGGCACGTCGTTTGTGGTGAAACGGAAAGCACTCAACCAAATCGGTGGCTTCGTGGAACAAGCCATCTCTGAGGATTTCGTGACAGGCATCAGCCTGACCCGTCAGCACTGGCGACTGCTTTATCTCCAGGAAAAGCTCAGCGCTGGTTTAGCAGCTGAAACCATGGCTGATTTCGTGCACCAGCGCCAACGCTGGGCCTCTGGCACCTTGCAAAGCCTCAGGCTCAGCAGCGGCCCCTTGCGTCGCAAAGGGTTATCGCTTGGGCAACGCATCGCTTACCTCGAGGGCGTGATGCATTGGTTCAACAACGTGCCAAGGCTGGTGCTGATGCTGATGCCACTCAGCTACGGCATTCTTGGCGTCATCCCGATCTTGCTCAACAGCCAAGCCGCATTGACCTTGCTTCTACCGCTTTGGAGTTTGCAAGTGTTGAGCCTCAGCTGGTTAAACCGTGGGTCACGAACGGCTTTTTTGAGCGAACTCACTGGCTGGGTGCTCACCGTTCCGCTCACCATGACCGTGCTGGCCAACCTGATTGGACGCATCGGTGGATTTCGGGTGACCCCCAAACATCAGCGCCGTGATCGCGGTAGCTACAGCGTGGAGCTGCTGCTGCCACTTTTGGCCCTCGTGTTGTTCAATCTGGTGAACCTCTACGGGCTGCTGTCCAACGCCAGCGCTCTGCCAGCAGAGGTGCTTGCCGGTCGGCCGGTCGGCTTGGTGTGGGGAATGATCAATCTGCTCAGTTTGATCGTGGCGATTCGTGCCTGCTGGGATCCTGCCGCGAAGGATCTCTCCCCGTGGCAAAAGCTCAAGATAGAAGCCTGGATCGAAGACGACGGGGGGCACCGTTACCCCTGCTGCATTACGGCCTTAAGCGAAAGCGGAGCCAGGATCACCTACTCCCGTTCGCCCCTGCCATGGGTTGCCAGTTCCAGGCTGCGCTGGTGCCAAGAGCTGCCGGCTTTGCCAGTGATTTTGACGAACACAACCAAGACAGAAGCCCTTCTCCACTGGGGAAACATGCCGCGGCAGGAGCGCTACGCCCTGATTCGCTGGCTGTTTTGCCGGCCGGGATGCTGGGTTGACCGGCAGGCACCTCAGGAAGGCCGTGCCTTGCTTGCCCTAATCCGGCGACTGATAGCACCACCAAAGCGCAGCCCCTTCAACCCGAGCCTGATCCCGCAGCACTCGCCCACACTCCAAACTTCAGCGCATGAATAA
- a CDS encoding L,D-transpeptidase — translation MLELIATLVVDLSDQTLTVLNEQAQTVRVIPVSTGKASSPTPTGHASVLTKYRSVTMRGRTYVSPGVPYAMCITANEAICMHAAPWQEDAGQAFGVPRSHGCVRMPTQQARWLFENTPKGTKVIIQA, via the coding sequence ATGCTTGAGCTCATTGCAACGCTCGTGGTCGATCTCTCCGATCAGACCCTCACAGTGCTTAACGAGCAAGCACAAACCGTCCGGGTGATTCCCGTGAGCACGGGCAAAGCCTCATCCCCCACGCCCACGGGGCATGCCTCCGTGCTCACGAAGTACCGCTCGGTGACGATGCGGGGGCGCACCTATGTCTCTCCTGGCGTGCCCTACGCCATGTGCATCACTGCCAATGAGGCCATTTGCATGCACGCTGCTCCTTGGCAAGAAGATGCCGGCCAGGCCTTTGGCGTACCCAGAAGTCACGGTTGCGTTCGCATGCCCACCCAACAAGCTCGCTGGCTGTTCGAAAACACACCCAAAGGCACCAAGGTCATCATCCAGGCCTGA
- the proC gene encoding pyrroline-5-carboxylate reductase translates to MPIALGVIGLGRMAQALVIPLIEQELISADEVIAVVGREHSVATVSARVPSGVKVIAASDSAAEHAWAASVQLLAVKPQMLDGVAASAPPPIETPASGSSLLLSVLAGVPLARLQALFPGRICVRAVPNTPCLVGQGLTGLAWGDGISDPQKQQVRSFFEPVSEVLELPEERLDAFLALTSSGPAYVALIAEAMADGAVAMGMPRSQAHHLAHRTLAGTAALLQEQELHPGELKDMVASPGGTTMAALRHLEKSGLRSALIEAIVAATQHGRGMAN, encoded by the coding sequence GTGCCGATTGCATTAGGTGTGATTGGTCTGGGCCGGATGGCTCAGGCCCTGGTGATTCCCTTGATTGAGCAGGAATTGATTTCTGCTGATGAGGTGATCGCGGTTGTGGGCCGAGAGCACTCTGTTGCAACGGTGTCTGCGCGAGTGCCTTCTGGAGTGAAAGTTATAGCTGCCAGTGATTCCGCGGCAGAACACGCTTGGGCTGCGTCGGTTCAACTCTTGGCCGTCAAGCCTCAGATGCTTGATGGGGTCGCTGCCTCGGCTCCACCCCCAATCGAAACGCCTGCGTCGGGTTCAAGTCTTTTGCTTTCCGTGCTGGCTGGGGTTCCCCTGGCGCGGCTCCAAGCTCTATTTCCAGGCCGTATTTGTGTGCGCGCTGTTCCTAATACTCCCTGCCTGGTAGGTCAGGGACTCACCGGTCTGGCTTGGGGGGATGGCATCTCTGATCCACAGAAGCAGCAAGTGCGCTCCTTCTTTGAACCGGTGAGTGAGGTTCTCGAACTTCCCGAGGAACGGCTCGATGCTTTTCTTGCACTCACTTCGTCCGGTCCTGCCTATGTGGCCTTAATCGCGGAAGCGATGGCCGATGGTGCTGTTGCTATGGGAATGCCTCGGTCGCAGGCCCATCATTTGGCGCATCGAACTCTCGCTGGGACCGCCGCCTTATTGCAGGAGCAGGAGCTGCATCCTGGCGAACTTAAAGATATGGTGGCGTCTCCAGGTGGAACCACCATGGCGGCGTTGCGTCATCTCGAGAAATCGGGCTTGCGTTCGGCGTTGATTGAAGCCATCGTTGCCGCCACGCAACATGGACGGGGCATGGCGAATTAA
- the dusB gene encoding tRNA dihydrouridine synthase DusB, whose protein sequence is MLLKIQGRLLERQLRCRALQSPLAGVSDRIFRQLVRRWAPDALLFTEMVNATSLELGHGRLKMDGLQEETGPIGVQLFDHHPDAMADAARRAADAGAFLIDINMGCPVRKIARKGGGSGLIRDPDLACRIVDTVVAAVGLPVTVKTRLGWCGEHNAVKAQAAVNWCRRLEEAGARMLTLHGRTREQRFSGTADWNAIAAVKAALSIPVIANGDVNSPEEALRCLRITGADGVMVGRGSMGAPWLVGQIDAALSDRPIPATPKPLARLALAKEQLLALIEARGDHGLLIARKHMSWTCTGFHGASQFRQQLMRAPTPAAALDLLDQQMLRME, encoded by the coding sequence ATGCTGCTGAAGATTCAGGGTCGACTCTTAGAGCGACAACTCAGATGCCGCGCACTGCAATCCCCCCTGGCTGGCGTCAGCGATCGGATTTTTAGGCAACTGGTGCGCCGCTGGGCTCCCGATGCATTGCTGTTTACCGAAATGGTGAATGCCACCAGCCTTGAGCTGGGACATGGACGGCTAAAAATGGACGGCCTGCAGGAAGAAACAGGGCCCATCGGGGTGCAGTTGTTTGATCACCATCCCGACGCGATGGCAGATGCAGCCCGTCGTGCGGCCGATGCCGGAGCCTTTCTGATCGACATCAATATGGGCTGTCCTGTACGCAAAATCGCCCGAAAAGGAGGCGGCAGCGGGCTGATTCGCGACCCGGATCTGGCCTGCAGAATTGTCGACACCGTGGTAGCCGCAGTAGGGCTTCCGGTCACGGTGAAAACCCGTCTCGGCTGGTGTGGTGAACACAATGCGGTAAAGGCTCAGGCCGCCGTGAACTGGTGCCGACGCTTGGAGGAGGCAGGAGCGCGAATGCTGACGCTCCACGGGCGCACGCGCGAGCAACGCTTCAGCGGCACTGCGGATTGGAATGCCATTGCTGCTGTCAAAGCAGCCCTCAGCATTCCCGTGATCGCCAATGGGGATGTCAACAGCCCTGAGGAAGCGCTGCGGTGCTTGCGTATCACCGGCGCCGATGGCGTGATGGTGGGTCGCGGAAGCATGGGTGCCCCTTGGCTTGTGGGCCAAATCGATGCCGCACTCAGTGATCGGCCGATTCCAGCCACGCCCAAACCGCTTGCGCGCTTAGCCCTCGCCAAGGAACAACTCCTGGCGCTGATCGAGGCACGCGGAGATCACGGACTCTTGATTGCCCGGAAACACATGAGCTGGACCTGCACTGGCTTCCACGGCGCATCCCAGTTTCGGCAACAGCTGATGCGGGCCCCCACGCCTGCCGCGGCCCTTGATTTGCTCGATCAACAGATGCTGCGAATGGAATGA
- a CDS encoding YggS family pyridoxal phosphate-dependent enzyme: MASSSSESETIQSRWQAIHAECPDSVNLLAVSKGHPAMAVRELAALGQVDFGESRVQEALPKQQDLEDLSSLRWHFIGRLQANKVRAVVRAFPVIHSIDSQGLAERTSRIAVEENRIPEVFFQVKLREDPAKGGWEPDALREVWPQLQSLPGLKPIGLMTMAPLGLGLEDRQSLFHDCRTLADELALSECSMGMSGDWKQAAKAGATWVRVGSGLFGPRPERLV, from the coding sequence ATGGCGTCCAGCAGCTCAGAATCTGAGACGATTCAGTCCCGTTGGCAGGCGATCCACGCAGAGTGTCCAGACTCTGTCAATCTGCTGGCTGTCAGCAAAGGCCATCCGGCCATGGCGGTGCGTGAGCTAGCCGCCTTGGGGCAGGTTGATTTTGGTGAGAGCAGGGTGCAGGAAGCACTCCCGAAACAACAGGACTTGGAAGACCTCAGCAGCTTGCGTTGGCATTTCATTGGACGCCTGCAAGCCAACAAAGTTCGTGCAGTCGTGCGGGCTTTTCCCGTGATTCATTCGATCGACTCTCAGGGACTCGCAGAGCGCACTTCAAGAATTGCGGTGGAGGAGAACCGGATTCCAGAGGTGTTTTTTCAGGTCAAGCTTCGCGAAGACCCGGCGAAGGGTGGTTGGGAGCCAGATGCCTTGCGTGAGGTTTGGCCACAGTTGCAGTCGCTTCCAGGCTTGAAGCCCATTGGGCTGATGACGATGGCCCCACTTGGCTTGGGACTTGAAGATCGTCAGAGCCTCTTTCATGACTGCAGAACCCTCGCAGATGAGCTTGCTTTGTCTGAGTGCTCTATGGGGATGAGCGGAGACTGGAAGCAGGCTGCCAAGGCAGGTGCCACCTGGGTTCGCGTGGGTTCTGGATTGTTTGGGCCGAGGCCTGAACGCTTGGTTTGA
- a CDS encoding DUF1823 family protein yields MPPTHWPLSRLLLNRILDDRISDRFVAERVWERLGYQPDGEGLIWLAGAETPSAWREAFPQAPEVISIRPASVQLTRSIPREHKQLLKEQLKFAGYRIGELYPRRTRRATAVNWLLAWLASHEQVLEEEGPLPLLLDPPLNPVSGHPGDLPVR; encoded by the coding sequence ATGCCCCCGACGCATTGGCCGCTTAGCCGCTTGTTATTGAATCGAATCCTGGACGACCGAATTAGTGATCGCTTTGTGGCAGAGCGGGTTTGGGAGCGCTTGGGGTACCAGCCGGATGGAGAGGGACTGATCTGGCTCGCTGGGGCTGAGACACCCTCGGCTTGGCGAGAGGCGTTCCCCCAGGCCCCCGAAGTGATCAGTATTCGCCCCGCCTCCGTGCAACTCACCCGCTCGATTCCACGCGAGCACAAACAGCTACTGAAAGAGCAGTTGAAGTTTGCCGGCTATCGAATCGGGGAGCTTTACCCACGGCGAACGCGTCGGGCTACTGCCGTGAATTGGCTGCTGGCTTGGCTGGCATCCCATGAGCAAGTGCTGGAGGAGGAGGGCCCCTTGCCATTGCTGCTCGATCCGCCACTCAACCCAGTGAGCGGCCATCCAGGTGATCTTCCCGTGCGTTGA
- a CDS encoding energy-coupling factor transporter transmembrane component T translates to MDWLRQIPIGQYVDGSAGWLRLLDPRLKLGWVVMFLLTPVLAGPLWRLGLVLALLVITALSGLPARLWWRSLLLVLCLGVGFGLLAMFLPTGDPAATLAVRPVQELQGLSLQTSSWELFRLGPVQLGPLNLGPLSVDRRSAELGLNSATLIVTVVHSVNLMLLSTPSEDLMWALNWFLFPLTKLGLPVDRLCFQLLLALRFLPLVQEELQNLVRSVASRAVNLRQLGLKASFGLILSVGERLLANILLRAEQGADALIAKGGRWLPADCFRPVQSTSALARGLNLLSFVVLLAVVGLRGKYGAF, encoded by the coding sequence ATGGACTGGTTGCGACAGATTCCGATCGGGCAGTATGTCGATGGCAGTGCTGGTTGGCTGCGTCTGCTCGATCCTCGTTTGAAGCTGGGCTGGGTTGTGATGTTTTTGCTGACCCCAGTGCTGGCGGGCCCTTTGTGGCGTCTCGGGCTCGTTCTGGCCTTGTTGGTGATCACCGCTCTGAGTGGGTTGCCGGCCAGGTTGTGGTGGCGCTCTCTACTTCTGGTGTTGTGTCTCGGTGTTGGCTTTGGCCTCCTGGCGATGTTTTTGCCAACGGGAGATCCAGCCGCCACGTTGGCGGTTCGGCCTGTCCAGGAGTTACAGGGTTTATCTCTGCAAACGTCCAGCTGGGAGTTGTTTCGCCTTGGTCCTGTCCAACTTGGGCCACTCAACCTGGGCCCGCTGTCCGTGGATCGGCGATCAGCTGAGCTTGGTCTGAATAGCGCCACGTTGATTGTCACCGTGGTGCACAGCGTGAATCTCATGCTGTTGTCCACACCAAGCGAGGATCTGATGTGGGCCCTGAATTGGTTTTTGTTCCCCCTAACCAAACTTGGTTTACCAGTGGATCGTCTTTGCTTTCAGCTGCTGTTGGCGCTTCGTTTTCTGCCCTTGGTGCAAGAGGAACTGCAGAATCTGGTGCGCTCCGTGGCGAGTCGAGCGGTCAATCTCCGTCAGTTGGGCTTGAAGGCTTCCTTCGGATTGATCCTTTCGGTGGGGGAGCGACTTCTCGCCAATATTTTGTTGCGGGCTGAGCAAGGAGCTGATGCCTTGATTGCAAAGGGAGGGCGTTGGCTTCCTGCGGACTGCTTCCGCCCTGTTCAGAGCACGTCTGCCTTGGCTCGTGGTTTGAACCTGCTGTCATTTGTGGTCCTTCTCGCGGTAGTTGGATTGCGAGGCAAGTACGGTGCCTTTTAA
- a CDS encoding PipX family protein, whose protein sequence is MGAERYLNHPTFGMLYQVSTAGEGRDLYATLYAQRMFFLVTLQPRGAQFEVIPYQDARHHAELHLARCRRDRAADFADWKQLFDQTFI, encoded by the coding sequence TTGGGAGCGGAGCGTTATCTCAATCACCCCACCTTCGGAATGCTTTATCAGGTTTCGACCGCGGGCGAAGGAAGGGATCTGTACGCCACTCTTTATGCCCAGCGCATGTTTTTCTTGGTGACGCTGCAACCCAGAGGGGCTCAGTTTGAGGTGATTCCATATCAGGACGCTCGGCATCATGCAGAGCTCCACCTGGCGCGCTGTCGCCGTGATCGCGCTGCTGACTTTGCCGATTGGAAGCAGCTGTTCGATCAAACCTTCATTTGA
- a CDS encoding cell division protein SepF has translation MSLISRLRAVVAGDDYLDGDYDDLDYDTGEQDEVEEGPSHSMSSALATLESGNPFDSEPSFTGSNVIGMPGISTGTAEVSLMEPRSFDEMPGAIQALRERKTVILNLTMMEPDQAQRAVDFVAGGTFAIDGHQERVGESIFLFAPSCVTVTNATQDEASVPTHVSKDVEQASSEASIAPTPAWSATSATAL, from the coding sequence GTGTCGCTGATTTCTCGTCTTCGTGCTGTCGTTGCGGGTGATGATTACCTTGACGGTGATTATGACGATCTCGATTACGACACTGGCGAGCAGGACGAAGTCGAAGAAGGTCCGTCCCACTCCATGTCGAGTGCTTTGGCAACTCTTGAGTCGGGCAATCCCTTTGACAGTGAGCCATCTTTCACTGGCTCCAATGTGATTGGGATGCCTGGTATCAGCACCGGAACGGCTGAGGTTTCCTTGATGGAACCCCGCAGTTTTGATGAAATGCCTGGAGCGATCCAAGCCCTGCGTGAGCGTAAAACGGTGATCCTCAATCTCACGATGATGGAGCCAGATCAAGCCCAACGCGCTGTGGACTTTGTGGCAGGTGGAACCTTTGCCATTGATGGTCATCAAGAGCGTGTGGGCGAAAGCATTTTTCTGTTCGCGCCCAGCTGCGTGACTGTTACCAACGCCACCCAGGACGAAGCCTCCGTTCCAACGCACGTTTCAAAGGACGTTGAGCAAGCGTCCTCCGAGGCCAGCATTGCTCCAACTCCCGCCTGGAGTGCAACAAGCGCCACCGCGCTTTGA